The following proteins are encoded in a genomic region of Cyanobacteriota bacterium:
- a CDS encoding VTC domain-containing protein, whose protein sequence is MKLESNHQKKTDGRSFEYYEYKYLVDDINLNSVLEYLRSSSYNIDPYPEGWVSSLYYDSFDQKAFYECDDGSSLKRKFRIRFYSDHDFSNGGEIQVKEKHLSAVYKYKSKFKAQEVTDVLSLPWPREIDSMQIRSLASNYIQLEPLILVKYYRYRFRVFDVRITLDTQISFEPGSSLRGTRRNFARVPFSILEVKTESERPFLPTNKLIDLPQLSFSKFYSGVQYLKGEDEFFNKYL, encoded by the coding sequence ATGAAATTAGAAAGCAATCATCAGAAAAAAACAGACGGTCGTAGTTTTGAATACTATGAGTATAAGTATTTGGTTGATGATATTAATTTAAATTCAGTGCTTGAATACTTGAGATCAAGCTCTTATAATATTGATCCTTATCCTGAGGGCTGGGTTAGCTCACTGTATTATGATAGTTTTGACCAGAAAGCGTTTTATGAATGTGATGACGGTTCAAGTCTAAAACGCAAGTTTAGAATTAGATTTTATTCAGATCACGATTTTTCTAATGGTGGCGAAATTCAAGTAAAAGAAAAACATTTGTCTGCAGTTTATAAATACAAGTCTAAGTTCAAAGCCCAAGAAGTCACGGACGTTTTATCTTTGCCTTGGCCCCGTGAGATTGACTCAATGCAAATTCGATCATTAGCAAGCAATTACATTCAATTGGAACCATTGATTTTGGTGAAGTACTATCGCTATCGTTTTAGAGTCTTTGATGTGAGGATTACTTTGGATACGCAAATATCTTTTGAGCCAGGTTCTAGCCTTCGGGGAACTAGACGCAATTTTGCTAGAGTGCCTTTCTCGATTTTGGAAGTGAAAACAGAATCTGAAAGACCGTTTTTGCCAACAAATAAATTAATTGATTTGCCACAATTGAGTTTTTCAAAATTTTATAGTGGTGTACAATATCTTAAGGGAGAAGACGAGTTCTTCAATAAGTACTTATAA
- a CDS encoding DUF4956 domain-containing protein: MDSILADLTKFQGDFGEGGLIRFVVALSISISFGLALSAIYRFYYRTNEPQDGSISRSMPIMSPAVTMIFWLIQFSLPLSLGLLGALSFVRFRTPVKRAEDIAFILILIAGSLACAIGHFLNAIILLALILIYSFARNNIGLISMEDRATAILTINSEKKIQADTINKKLKAKCDATLVSQSTRDGIGSFVFNLNNLAKANSDDVVNVISEFDSNARVDLFFPENQLGA, from the coding sequence ATGGATTCTATATTAGCTGATTTAACTAAATTTCAAGGTGACTTTGGAGAAGGCGGACTAATTCGTTTTGTCGTTGCTTTGTCAATTTCAATTTCTTTTGGTTTGGCTTTGTCCGCTATTTACCGCTTTTACTATAGAACAAACGAACCTCAAGATGGCAGCATCTCAAGAAGTATGCCAATCATGTCACCAGCGGTGACAATGATTTTCTGGTTAATTCAGTTTAGTTTGCCTCTATCTCTTGGTTTACTTGGAGCATTATCGTTTGTTAGATTTAGAACTCCTGTCAAACGTGCTGAGGATATAGCCTTCATATTGATTTTGATAGCTGGTTCACTGGCCTGCGCGATTGGACATTTCTTGAATGCCATTATTCTTTTGGCTTTAATTTTAATTTATAGCTTTGCTCGCAACAATATTGGATTGATTTCAATGGAAGATAGAGCAACTGCGATCTTGACTATCAATTCTGAAAAGAAAATACAAGCTGATACTATCAACAAAAAACTCAAAGCAAAATGCGACGCTACTTTAGTTAGTCAAAGTACTAGAGATGGTATTGGTTCTTTTGTATTCAATTTAAACAACCTTGCTAAGGCTAATTCTGATGATGTTGTTAATGTCATTTCTGAGTTTGACTCAAACGCTAGGGTAGATTTGTTCTTCCCTGAAAACCAATTGGGGGCGTAG
- a CDS encoding glycosyltransferase: MTIYIYDPNIMQLGENVLSVFLGKRAPRNLKYLLELIQEKDDILILTDYLSTYAPIRTWSNFPIWLRRIGSFLDIHIWCLANKVPFSKVKTNINQLNPTEDIIFTHGTINSIFESRKLVEASSLIQYQGKVLVYANHFFTYPEIVSANYKLLKNPSLAAETKLENNSFFQKFFSDFGSNYVLPYAFQERFETRIPFQERKNKALALGTYLCLQETDPGHKEVIQHFNSTALHPMRKAIYEARKHITEQIDSIISKQPFEDDEEKNRKAQRLKGIGLYLFKLFAKEQEKYLSLDIVDQYNQYKMVIAPEEIIGLPSISFVEAMSCNCAYIGIDSEIYTDLGLEANKHYISYNGTLENLLEKVRYYQEHSDELEEIANNGYKFVREYLSDRVIKEKFYQDLKAVNF, encoded by the coding sequence ATGACCATTTATATTTACGACCCCAATATCATGCAGCTTGGCGAGAATGTACTCTCTGTTTTTCTTGGCAAAAGAGCCCCTCGTAACCTTAAATACTTACTTGAATTAATTCAAGAGAAAGATGACATCTTGATTTTGACTGATTATCTAAGTACTTATGCTCCAATAAGGACCTGGTCTAATTTCCCTATTTGGCTACGTAGAATCGGTAGCTTTCTTGATATTCATATCTGGTGCCTTGCCAATAAAGTCCCGTTCAGTAAAGTCAAAACCAATATCAACCAACTTAATCCTACTGAGGATATCATCTTTACTCACGGCACTATTAATAGTATCTTTGAAAGCCGCAAACTCGTTGAGGCAAGCTCTTTGATACAATACCAAGGCAAAGTCTTAGTCTATGCGAATCATTTTTTTACCTACCCAGAAATAGTTTCTGCAAATTATAAATTACTCAAAAACCCTAGCCTTGCAGCAGAAACCAAACTAGAAAACAATTCTTTCTTTCAAAAGTTTTTTTCTGACTTTGGTTCAAACTATGTCTTGCCATATGCTTTTCAAGAACGCTTTGAAACTAGAATCCCCTTTCAAGAGCGCAAGAATAAAGCTCTTGCACTAGGTACCTATCTCTGTCTTCAAGAGACAGACCCTGGTCACAAAGAAGTTATTCAACACTTTAACAGTACTGCACTACATCCCATGCGCAAAGCAATATATGAAGCAAGAAAGCATATCACAGAACAAATCGATTCAATAATCTCTAAGCAACCCTTTGAAGATGATGAAGAGAAGAACCGGAAGGCTCAAAGGCTTAAGGGCATTGGCTTATACCTCTTCAAGCTCTTTGCCAAAGAACAAGAGAAATACCTTAGCTTGGATATTGTAGATCAGTACAATCAATACAAAATGGTCATTGCCCCAGAAGAAATAATCGGTTTACCTTCTATTAGTTTTGTAGAGGCAATGAGCTGTAACTGCGCTTATATCGGTATTGATTCAGAAATCTATACTGACCTTGGACTTGAAGCTAACAAACATTATATTAGTTATAACGGCACGCTTGAAAACTTGCTAGAGAAAGTTCGATACTATCAAGAACATAGTGATGAATTAGAAGAGATAGCCAATAATGGTTATAAATTTGTAAGAGAATATCTTTCTGACAGAGTCATCAAAGAGAAGTTTTATCAGGACCTAAAGGCTGTTAATTTCTAA
- a CDS encoding HAD hydrolase family protein, with the protein MKPKVFILDVDGVLNTGRFLYNEEGKVMKEFGADDSDALKVLNSDIEIRFVSGDKRGFPISKKRVEDMKFQIDLVSTFQRIAWIKERYDPKDVIYMGDGIFDYLVFEQVAYAIAPANGDADTRAKADYVTERLGGDRAVAEAAKHIANKFFGGFSLEGSCFFPNK; encoded by the coding sequence ATGAAACCCAAGGTATTTATTCTAGACGTAGACGGAGTTCTCAACACAGGTAGGTTTCTTTATAATGAAGAAGGCAAAGTGATGAAAGAATTTGGCGCTGATGATAGTGATGCTCTTAAAGTCTTGAACAGTGATATTGAGATTCGTTTTGTTAGTGGTGACAAGCGAGGCTTCCCTATCAGTAAGAAGCGCGTTGAGGATATGAAGTTCCAGATAGACTTGGTTAGTACTTTCCAGCGTATTGCTTGGATCAAGGAGCGCTATGATCCCAAAGATGTAATTTATATGGGAGATGGGATTTTTGACTATTTGGTTTTTGAGCAGGTTGCTTATGCTATCGCGCCAGCCAATGGTGATGCTGATACTAGAGCCAAGGCTGACTATGTTACTGAAAGGCTCGGTGGTGATAGAGCTGTAGCTGAAGCTGCTAAGCATATTGCAAACAAGTTCTTTGGTGGTTTTAGTTTGGAGGGGAGTTGTTTTTTTCCAAACAAATGA